In one window of Buchnera aphidicola (Cavariella theobaldi) DNA:
- a CDS encoding flagellar hook-length control protein FliK, which produces MLQKKKDKNIVSKHFLINFLLDTFNRQDIFSDFSKKNNYFKKKNNQDNILHTSFFSNYINNKILKIKQYEKNIKILEKIHLKDIPDTQDKNISNKKSIDCIKHDENNAHTRYSHIYDISMLNIDKKSAHFIKYRTDIISYIQDIKKYITTPEFNLNLHKNTFPLQNHAIQKIFLLQNLDKDKYFNDNVYQPCNKNIIKWKKAISQQVLFFACRKEDIAEIQLEPEHLGLIDIRIKINNNTATVNFLSHCRKIKNILNHAIPILKSSFKKHDIKIDDINVHSATIENSKESKKSHSYRINSTKNISNTQHIKPILNTNQRNMKYFGNKKIDIYI; this is translated from the coding sequence TTGTTACAAAAAAAAAAAGACAAAAATATTGTATCAAAACATTTTTTAATTAATTTTTTATTAGATACTTTTAATAGACAAGATATTTTTTCTGATTTTTCGAAAAAAAACAATTATTTTAAAAAAAAAAATAATCAGGACAATATTTTACATACATCATTTTTTTCAAATTATATTAATAATAAAATATTAAAAATAAAACAGTATGAAAAAAATATAAAAATTTTAGAAAAAATTCATCTCAAAGATATTCCAGATACACAAGATAAAAATATTAGTAATAAAAAATCTATTGATTGTATAAAACATGATGAAAATAATGCTCATACTAGATATTCTCATATATATGATATTTCTATGTTAAACATAGACAAAAAGAGTGCACATTTTATCAAATATAGAACAGATATCATATCTTATATACAAGACATAAAAAAATACATTACTACTCCTGAATTTAACCTAAATTTACATAAAAATACGTTTCCATTGCAAAATCATGCAATTCAAAAAATTTTTTTATTACAAAATTTAGATAAAGATAAATATTTCAATGATAATGTCTATCAACCCTGCAATAAAAATATTATTAAATGGAAAAAAGCAATTAGTCAGCAGGTTTTATTTTTTGCTTGTCGAAAAGAAGATATAGCAGAAATACAGTTAGAACCTGAGCATCTTGGACTTATAGATATACGCATTAAAATAAATAACAATACGGCAACAGTAAATTTTCTTTCTCATTGTAGAAAGATAAAAAATATTTTAAATCATGCAATACCTATTTTAAAATCTTCTTTTAAAAAGCATGATATTAAGATTGATGATATTAATGTGCATAGTGCTACTATTGAAAATAGTAAAGAATCAAAAAAATCTCATAGTTATCGCATTAATAGCACGAAAAATATTAGTAATACGCAACATATAAAACCAATATTAAATACAAATCAAAGAAATATGAAATATTTTGGCAATAAAAAAATTGATATATATATATAA
- the fliP gene encoding flagellar type III secretion system pore protein FliP (The bacterial flagellar biogenesis protein FliP forms a type III secretion system (T3SS)-type pore required for flagellar assembly.), producing the protein MFSLLPHNLSLFQIISSLSQVIFFILICVWFLKKISFLKKYKKLSLIKIIDKISVGTYESIIIVDIQEKKIVLGVTRKNISYLYTLPSMNIKDQNVQIKDQNVQIKDQNVQIKDQNVQIKDQNVQIKDQNVQIKDQNVQIKDQNVQIKDQNVQILKKIFYYFKKILIYFQTTLILFLFCPTVYADVSNITNNMTDGGDLSWSIPVQTLVFLSLLTFIPAFLLMMTGFTRIIIVFGLLRNALGTPYAPPNQILIGLALFLTFFVMSPTIDKVYINAYKPFSNKTINMQEAIVQASIPLKTFMSNQTRISDLELFSKLAHLSSYKDQKDIPMRVLLPAFIISELKTAFQIGFTIFIPFLIIDLVVASVLMALGMMMVPPATIALPLKLILFVLVDGWQLLVSSLIQSFNV; encoded by the coding sequence ATGTTTTCTTTATTACCTCATAATTTATCTTTATTTCAAATAATAAGTTCATTATCGCAAGTTATATTCTTTATATTAATTTGTGTGTGGTTTTTAAAAAAAATATCTTTTTTAAAAAAATATAAAAAATTATCTTTAATTAAAATAATAGATAAAATATCAGTAGGAACTTACGAATCAATTATTATTGTAGATATTCAAGAAAAAAAAATAGTTTTAGGTGTGACTAGAAAAAATATTTCTTATTTATATACTTTACCATCGATGAATATAAAAGATCAAAATGTTCAAATAAAAGATCAAAATGTTCAAATAAAAGATCAAAATGTTCAAATAAAAGATCAAAATGTTCAAATAAAAGATCAAAATGTTCAAATAAAAGATCAAAATGTTCAAATAAAAGATCAAAATGTTCAAATAAAAGATCAAAATGTTCAAATAAAAGATCAAAATGTTCAAATTTTAAAAAAAATTTTTTATTATTTTAAGAAAATATTAATATATTTTCAGACTACGTTGATTTTATTTTTGTTTTGTCCTACGGTATATGCTGATGTCTCTAATATTACAAATAATATGACAGATGGAGGAGATTTAAGTTGGTCTATACCAGTACAAACATTAGTTTTTCTTTCTTTGCTAACTTTTATTCCAGCATTTTTATTGATGATGACAGGTTTTACTAGAATTATTATTGTCTTTGGTTTATTACGTAATGCTTTAGGAACCCCATACGCACCGCCCAATCAAATCTTGATAGGTTTAGCTTTGTTTTTAACGTTTTTTGTAATGTCTCCTACTATAGATAAAGTATATATTAACGCATATAAACCATTTAGTAATAAAACTATAAATATGCAAGAAGCTATTGTACAGGCGTCTATTCCTTTAAAAACGTTTATGTCTAATCAAACTCGCATATCTGATCTAGAATTATTTTCAAAATTAGCACATTTATCTTCTTATAAAGATCAAAAAGATATACCCATGCGTGTATTATTACCTGCTTTTATTATTAGTGAATTAAAAACAGCATTTCAAATTGGATTTACAATATTTATACCATTTTTAATTATTGATTTAGTAGTGGCTAGTGTCTTGATGGCTCTTGGTATGATGATGGTGCCGCCTGCAACTATTGCTTTACCTTTGAAGCTTATATTATTTGTTTTAGTAGATGGATGGCAATTGTTAGTCAGCTCTTTGATACAGAGTTTTAATGTATAA
- the fliQ gene encoding flagellar biosynthesis protein FliQ, protein MTSEYVISIFHDAIKVTFMLASPLLLSALVSGLIISILQAATQINEQTLSFIPKIISVVGVMLILGPWMLGVIMDYMYHLFRNIPLIMQ, encoded by the coding sequence ATGACATCTGAATATGTAATATCAATATTTCATGACGCGATAAAAGTAACATTTATGTTGGCATCACCATTGTTATTATCTGCATTAGTTAGTGGTTTAATTATCAGTATATTACAAGCTGCTACACAAATTAATGAACAGACTTTATCTTTTATTCCTAAAATTATTTCTGTTGTAGGAGTAATGTTAATACTAGGACCTTGGATGTTAGGTGTAATAATGGATTATATGTATCATTTATTTCGTAATATACCTCTGATTATGCAATAA
- a CDS encoding FliM/FliN family flagellar motor switch protein: MNQRNHTIDQFSQFYQKDETVKDIFYIEKINIFKNINSVFINQMIKEISFLTNQNIYLSSYSMKIGLDNDSIKMIESLTYFNLIEILPYKNQLYTVFSSSMLFIIIDILFGGNNKHINCKNKNVDITSTEVFVNQKLIELFKKAYSDAWKNFFSIDINLIDIKKNKDLNKSNFFLQEKIIIHRFLLKMNQIRFYFCVLTPISILNLFNKNKYLFFKNSIPKCTLSAKPISIKNISYIKFNIIVQLMDFSVSEKNIFTLSVGDVLSIDNPKKIIAYIDNKPIFLGYYAELHKKSCIIIEKFINIQSTIKEKKYYHE; the protein is encoded by the coding sequence ATGAATCAAAGGAATCATACTATAGATCAATTTTCACAGTTTTATCAAAAAGATGAAACAGTAAAGGATATATTTTATATTGAAAAAATTAATATTTTTAAAAATATAAATAGTGTTTTTATTAATCAAATGATTAAAGAAATTTCTTTTTTAACTAATCAGAATATATATTTAAGTTCTTATAGTATGAAAATAGGGCTTGATAACGATAGTATAAAAATGATTGAATCATTAACATATTTTAATTTAATTGAAATATTACCATATAAAAATCAATTATATACTGTTTTTTCTTCAAGCATGTTGTTTATTATAATAGATATTTTATTTGGAGGTAATAATAAACATATCAATTGTAAAAATAAAAATGTAGATATTACCTCTACCGAAGTCTTTGTTAATCAAAAATTAATAGAATTATTTAAAAAAGCTTACTCCGATGCTTGGAAAAATTTTTTTTCAATTGATATCAATTTAATTGATATAAAAAAAAATAAAGATTTAAATAAATCAAATTTTTTTTTGCAGGAAAAAATAATTATTCATCGTTTTTTGCTAAAAATGAATCAAATACGCTTTTATTTTTGTGTATTGACTCCGATATCCATATTAAATCTTTTTAATAAAAATAAATATTTATTTTTTAAAAATAGCATTCCAAAATGCACTTTGTCAGCCAAACCGATATCTATTAAAAATATTAGTTATATAAAATTTAATATTATCGTGCAATTAATGGACTTTTCTGTTTCTGAAAAAAATATTTTCACTTTATCTGTAGGCGATGTATTATCTATTGATAATCCTAAAAAAATAATAGCTTATATTGATAATAAACCAATTTTTTTAGGTTATTATGCGGAATTGCATAAAAAATCTTGTATTATAATAGAAAAATTTATTAATATACAATCTACTATAAAAGAGAAAAAATATTATCATGAATAA
- a CDS encoding FliI/YscN family ATPase codes for MARIMPTSMFRGEFMNLKLKTWLKKFSLFEYRVNQLPNIIHYGRLISINGFVLEVVGLKIPIGTQCIIERQIDNNIFNITGQVIKFTEDKTILLSFNNTDGIFPGARVFPIGNIGTNLNGVIKKLPLGMNLLGRVLDSEGKPLDSLPILNTKYFTCFNEKIINPLKRKPIIDILDTGIRAINGLLTIGRGQRIGIFASSGIGKSVLLGMMAKYTKADVIVIALIGERGREVKEFIENILGIDGLSRSVVIAAPADVSPILQVQGASYATSIAEYFRQNNKHVLLIMDSLTRYAMAQRDIALSMGEVPVSQGYPSSVFSKIPHLIERAGNSYTQGSITAFYTVLTENEEEPDPVSYFSRAILDGHIILSRYYAELGHYPSIDVEASISRVMPSIITEKQYSYACNLKKLVASFQRNRDLVNIGAYIHGTDPVLDMAIKTWPMIEKFLQQKMLEKSDYLHSCQTLEKIFIQ; via the coding sequence ATGGCAAGAATTATGCCGACTAGTATGTTCAGAGGAGAATTCATGAATTTAAAATTAAAAACATGGTTGAAAAAATTTTCTTTATTTGAATATCGTGTAAATCAATTGCCTAATATAATACATTATGGACGTTTAATTAGCATTAATGGTTTTGTTTTAGAGGTTGTAGGATTAAAAATTCCAATTGGTACTCAGTGTATTATTGAAAGACAAATAGATAATAATATTTTTAATATTACTGGTCAAGTAATTAAATTTACTGAAGATAAGACTATATTGCTATCTTTTAATAATACAGATGGTATTTTCCCCGGTGCTCGCGTCTTTCCTATTGGCAATATTGGTACTAATTTAAATGGTGTTATAAAAAAATTACCATTAGGCATGAATTTATTAGGAAGAGTTTTAGACAGTGAAGGAAAACCTTTAGATAGTTTACCTATTTTAAATACTAAATACTTTACTTGTTTTAATGAAAAAATTATTAATCCATTAAAAAGAAAGCCAATAATTGATATATTAGATACCGGTATACGTGCTATAAATGGATTACTTACAATAGGTAGAGGGCAAAGAATAGGAATTTTTGCAAGCTCTGGGATTGGTAAGAGTGTTTTATTGGGTATGATGGCTAAATATACAAAAGCAGATGTTATTGTAATAGCATTGATTGGTGAAAGAGGTCGAGAAGTTAAAGAATTTATAGAAAATATATTAGGAATTGACGGTCTATCAAGATCTGTAGTAATTGCAGCTCCTGCTGATGTATCACCTATATTACAGGTACAAGGAGCATCTTATGCTACTAGCATTGCAGAATATTTTCGTCAAAATAATAAACATGTATTATTAATTATGGATTCTTTAACACGTTATGCTATGGCACAACGTGATATTGCTTTGTCCATGGGAGAAGTACCAGTGTCGCAAGGGTATCCATCTTCTGTTTTTTCTAAAATTCCTCATTTAATTGAACGCGCAGGTAATAGCTATACTCAAGGATCTATTACTGCATTTTATACAGTGTTAACAGAAAATGAAGAAGAACCAGATCCAGTTTCTTATTTTTCTCGTGCTATACTAGATGGTCATATTATATTGTCACGTTATTATGCAGAATTAGGGCATTATCCATCTATTGATGTAGAAGCATCTATTAGTCGTGTGATGCCATCTATTATTACTGAAAAACAATATTCTTATGCTTGTAATTTAAAAAAATTAGTGGCATCGTTTCAAAGAAATAGAGATTTAGTAAATATTGGTGCTTATATTCATGGAACTGATCCTGTATTAGATATGGCCATCAAAACGTGGCCTATGATAGAAAAATTTTTACAGCAAAAAATGTTAGAAAAAAGTGATTACTTGCATTCATGTCAAACGTTAGAAAAAATATTTATTCAATAA
- the gltX gene encoding glutamate--tRNA ligase, with protein sequence MQVRTRFAPSPTGNLHVGSIRTALYSWLFARHHNGKFILRIEDTDFNRSQISSVQSILDGLKWLGLDWDEGPYFQSKRLYRYNKIVDTLLQRGNAYKCFCSIEKIEKERQQQILKGEKPRYKRTCRNLNIHNILQKNYVVRFKNPIIGEVTFYDKIRGKITFENRELDDLVIQRSNGMPTYNLCVVVDDLDMKITHVIRGEDHINNTPRQINILKSLEAPIPIYGHVSMIFDENGHKISKRQNAMNIIEYRNNGILPEALLNYIVRLGWSHGNQEIFSMQEMKEFFSLESVNKSSSVISKKKMLWVNKHYINTSATPHIVDILKKHMEKENINIKNGPRLESLIDLLKNRFYTLKEIAQYCRYFYEDFSFSDKKFIQTYLVFDNCIILEKLYQKISQIIVWQCEHISKVISIVAIECNIAVREIITLLRISITGDIVSPSISSVIFLIGKEKVLFRIKKFINYIQEINCADQRS encoded by the coding sequence ATGCAAGTTAGAACTCGTTTTGCACCTAGTCCAACTGGTAATTTGCATGTTGGAAGTATTCGTACTGCTTTATATTCTTGGTTATTTGCCAGACATCACAATGGAAAGTTTATATTAAGAATAGAAGATACGGATTTTAATAGATCACAAATATCATCTGTGCAATCGATTTTAGATGGATTAAAATGGTTAGGTTTAGATTGGGATGAAGGGCCTTATTTTCAAAGTAAGAGATTGTATCGTTATAATAAAATCGTTGATACTTTGCTTCAACGAGGCAATGCGTATAAATGTTTTTGTTCAATCGAAAAAATAGAAAAAGAAAGACAGCAACAAATATTAAAAGGGGAAAAACCACGTTATAAAAGAACTTGTAGAAATTTAAACATACATAATATTTTACAAAAAAATTATGTAGTACGATTTAAAAATCCAATTATCGGAGAAGTTACGTTTTATGATAAAATTAGAGGAAAAATTACTTTTGAAAATAGAGAATTAGATGATTTAGTTATTCAACGTTCTAATGGAATGCCAACTTATAATTTGTGTGTAGTAGTAGATGATTTAGATATGAAAATAACACATGTAATTCGTGGGGAAGATCACATTAATAATACTCCGCGTCAAATTAATATTTTAAAATCATTAGAAGCTCCCATTCCGATATACGGACATGTATCTATGATTTTTGATGAAAATGGTCATAAAATATCTAAAAGACAAAATGCTATGAATATCATAGAATACCGTAATAATGGTATTTTACCGGAAGCATTATTAAATTATATTGTGCGTTTGGGATGGTCTCATGGAAATCAAGAAATATTTAGTATGCAAGAAATGAAAGAATTTTTTAGTTTAGAATCTGTAAATAAATCTTCTAGTGTAATTAGCAAAAAGAAAATGTTATGGGTTAATAAACATTATATTAATACTTCTGCCACACCTCATATAGTAGATATTTTAAAAAAACATATGGAAAAAGAAAATATTAATATAAAAAATGGACCTCGATTAGAATCTTTGATAGATTTATTAAAAAATCGTTTTTATACTTTAAAAGAAATAGCTCAATATTGTCGTTATTTTTATGAAGATTTTTCTTTTTCTGATAAAAAATTTATTCAAACATATTTAGTATTTGATAATTGTATTATTTTAGAAAAATTATATCAAAAAATATCTCAAATTATAGTATGGCAATGTGAACATATTTCTAAAGTAATTAGCATTGTAGCTATCGAATGTAATATAGCGGTAAGAGAGATTATTACGCTTTTAAGAATCTCTATTACCGGCGATATTGTTTCACCGAGTATTAGTTCTGTTATATTTTTAATAGGTAAAGAAAAAGTATTATTTAGAATTAAAAAATTTATTAATTATATTCAAGAAATAAATTGTGCTGATCAACGCTCATAA
- the fliN gene encoding flagellar motor switch protein FliN, producing the protein MNNIRDTVYQKDIDVKEDIDVKEDIDVKEDIDVKEDIDVKEDIDDITKKKNIIFNSSVNITVELGKTKITIQDFLNLSQGSVLILDKLHEEPLDIFINGYLIASGEIVFLEEKYGLRITGIKNVSQSINFTI; encoded by the coding sequence ATGAATAATATACGAGATACAGTATATCAAAAAGATATAGATGTGAAAGAAGATATAGATGTGAAAGAAGATATAGATGTGAAAGAAGATATAGATGTGAAAGAAGATATAGATGTGAAAGAAGATATAGATGATATAACGAAAAAAAAAAATATTATATTTAATTCTTCTGTTAATATTACCGTAGAATTGGGAAAAACTAAAATAACAATTCAAGATTTTCTTAATCTTTCTCAAGGTAGCGTATTAATTTTAGATAAATTACATGAAGAACCATTAGATATTTTTATCAATGGTTATTTAATTGCATCAGGTGAGATTGTATTTCTAGAAGAAAAGTATGGCCTTCGTATCACTGGTATTAAAAATGTTTCACAGTCTATTAATTTTACAATCTGA
- the fliG gene encoding flagellar motor switch protein FliG — MILNGVEKSALLLMSIGPEQSGEILKHLTFFEVQKLVSAMMNLNQFSTETLTQVLRECYENANKMNTISCNSKEYFSVMLKKALGEKKGNCLLQDTLEAYNTKIYIEALNFMEPNQVSALLSKEHPQIITTILVHLEKKQVAAILTFLNDTIRSEIILRIAEFNGIEESSFVELRHVIDHLLKNKKLVLSDKGGIKIAASILNSMQLPYEEKTIKKMHEYNTILASQIIQEMNIFDNIIYLKDRYIKTLLHYIDDEKLYIALQKSNDIVKNKFFKNMSQKQAHDLNKSLQNPSYISDAAIENEKKLILMMIKNILEKENDAHIIRKK, encoded by the coding sequence ATGATTTTAAACGGTGTTGAAAAAAGTGCATTATTATTAATGTCTATTGGGCCTGAACAATCCGGCGAAATATTAAAACATTTAACTTTCTTTGAAGTACAAAAATTGGTTTCTGCTATGATGAATTTAAACCAATTTTCTACTGAGACATTAACGCAAGTTTTACGTGAATGTTATGAGAATGCAAATAAAATGAACACTATTAGCTGTAATAGTAAAGAGTATTTTTCTGTGATGTTGAAAAAAGCGCTTGGAGAAAAAAAAGGCAATTGTCTTTTGCAGGATACTTTAGAAGCTTATAATACAAAGATCTATATTGAGGCTCTTAATTTCATGGAACCTAATCAAGTTTCTGCCTTATTGTCTAAAGAACATCCACAAATTATTACTACTATTTTAGTGCATTTAGAAAAAAAACAAGTCGCTGCAATCCTTACATTTTTAAATGATACAATACGATCAGAAATTATATTAAGAATCGCTGAATTTAATGGTATTGAAGAATCTAGTTTTGTAGAATTAAGACATGTAATCGATCATTTGCTAAAAAATAAAAAATTAGTATTATCTGATAAAGGTGGTATTAAAATTGCAGCTAGTATTTTAAATTCTATGCAGTTACCATATGAAGAAAAGACTATTAAGAAAATGCATGAATATAACACTATTTTAGCATCTCAGATCATACAAGAAATGAATATATTTGATAACATAATTTATTTAAAAGATCGTTATATAAAAACGTTATTACATTATATCGATGATGAAAAATTATATATTGCTCTGCAAAAATCTAATGATATCGTAAAAAATAAATTTTTTAAGAATATGTCTCAAAAACAAGCGCACGATTTAAATAAGAGCTTACAAAATCCATCTTATATTTCTGATGCAGCTATAGAGAATGAAAAAAAATTAATATTGATGATGATTAAGAATATTTTAGAGAAAGAAAATGATGCGCATATTATAAGGAAAAAATAA
- the fliE gene encoding flagellar hook-basal body complex protein FliE, translated as MSINNINYNNNYSNALLLVNNQKKNSSQYENFSKNMKEILEEVSREQINAQKNTEKFELNQSNTSLNEVLIDWQKSAIAIQMAVQIRNKLISAYQEIMNQPV; from the coding sequence ATGTCTATTAACAATATTAATTATAATAATAATTATTCAAATGCGCTTCTTCTAGTAAATAATCAAAAAAAAAATAGCTCTCAATATGAAAATTTTTCGAAGAATATGAAAGAAATATTAGAAGAAGTGAGTCGTGAACAAATCAATGCACAAAAAAATACTGAAAAATTTGAATTAAATCAATCCAATACTTCTCTTAATGAAGTGTTAATAGATTGGCAAAAATCTGCTATTGCCATACAAATGGCAGTACAAATTAGAAATAAATTAATTTCTGCTTATCAAGAAATTATGAATCAACCCGTATAA
- the fliF gene encoding flagellar basal-body MS-ring/collar protein FliF has product MNFGNLENSVLKNKKKIITFFSRFFTNFRILFIVVSALVITVFSFFIWFRSSNNTVLYDHLSYEDKVKVINQLQKMHIPYNFSDSSGELLVPKNKINELRSYFSDNHAVKNEDIGFELFDKEKFGISQFHEKINYQRALEGELSRTIKKINIINSARIHIALPESSLFLKDKRSSSVAIILNVKSGQSLHARQVSAILNFISRSIPDLSIKDITIVDQFGNLLNSSSFDNEPAGDTNIKYTESIENLYINRIKNILEPLLGKGNVHAEVTAQINFNSEERTQEQYSPNGKKNDQSMRSRQIIIHDTKENVHTDTTKSMNAVSDGVNSKNNLINAADHNIKNNKLVFKKMKDMRNIPVSSTSHINHENITNYELNHIISHTKIHTGEIKRLSAAVIVNYVKNKNGQFVCLKQEQLRNIDQLVHEAIGYSKSRGDSVYVMSSFFVKNDNDMPLPVILHHTASVPLFNVFFCILIFLLIIFFIILIIRKYIFLSLQKMRKDIQDTKDLIENKKKKSSILEKKIDKNLNADQLISNICNISNKNPRTIALIIRKWMNNKI; this is encoded by the coding sequence ATGAATTTTGGTAATTTAGAAAATTCAGTATTAAAAAATAAAAAAAAAATTATTACTTTTTTTTCTCGTTTTTTTACTAATTTTCGAATTTTATTTATTGTTGTATCAGCTTTAGTGATTACGGTTTTTTCTTTTTTTATATGGTTTAGATCTTCTAACAATACAGTATTATATGATCACTTATCTTATGAAGATAAAGTCAAGGTTATTAATCAATTACAAAAAATGCATATTCCTTATAATTTTTCTGATAGCTCTGGCGAATTACTTGTTCCCAAAAACAAGATTAATGAATTGCGCTCTTATTTTTCTGATAATCATGCCGTTAAAAACGAAGATATTGGTTTCGAGCTATTTGATAAAGAAAAATTTGGTATTAGTCAATTTCATGAAAAAATTAATTATCAACGTGCTTTAGAAGGTGAATTGTCACGTACTATAAAAAAAATTAATATTATTAACAGTGCACGTATACATATTGCATTGCCTGAATCTTCTTTATTTTTAAAAGATAAAAGATCTTCATCAGTAGCTATTATATTAAATGTAAAATCCGGTCAATCATTACATGCGCGTCAAGTAAGTGCTATTTTAAATTTTATTTCTCGCAGTATACCAGATTTATCCATTAAAGATATTACTATAGTGGATCAATTTGGAAATTTATTAAATTCATCATCTTTTGACAATGAACCAGCAGGTGATACGAATATTAAATATACTGAGTCTATTGAAAATCTTTATATAAATAGAATTAAAAATATTTTAGAGCCTTTATTAGGCAAAGGAAACGTTCATGCAGAAGTGACTGCTCAAATTAATTTTAATTCTGAAGAGCGCACGCAAGAGCAATATTCGCCTAATGGAAAGAAAAATGATCAATCTATGCGGTCTCGTCAGATAATTATTCATGATACAAAAGAAAATGTGCATACCGATACAACGAAATCGATGAACGCTGTATCTGATGGTGTAAATTCGAAAAACAATTTAATTAATGCTGCCGATCATAATATTAAAAATAATAAGCTTGTGTTTAAGAAGATGAAAGATATGCGCAATATTCCTGTATCTAGTACGTCGCATATAAATCATGAAAATATAACAAATTATGAATTAAATCATATTATTTCACATACAAAAATTCATACTGGGGAAATTAAAAGATTATCAGCAGCAGTGATAGTAAATTATGTAAAGAATAAAAACGGACAGTTTGTGTGTTTAAAACAAGAGCAATTAAGAAACATTGATCAATTAGTACATGAGGCAATAGGATATTCTAAATCTCGCGGTGATAGTGTGTATGTAATGAGTTCTTTTTTTGTTAAGAATGATAATGATATGCCATTGCCAGTAATATTACATCATACTGCATCTGTGCCATTGTTTAATGTATTTTTCTGTATTCTAATATTTTTATTGATAATTTTTTTTATTATATTAATTATACGTAAATATATTTTTCTATCTTTACAAAAAATGAGAAAAGATATACAAGATACAAAAGATTTAATAGAAAATAAGAAAAAAAAATCTTCTATTTTAGAAAAAAAAATTGATAAAAATTTAAATGCAGATCAGTTAATTAGTAATATTTGTAATATATCTAATAAAAATCCACGTACTATAGCATTAATTATTCGAAAATGGATGAACAATAAAATATGA
- a CDS encoding FliH/SctL family protein: protein MSQLTTKKDWIRWSPQKIFLINMEKNYKQYLYTHKIIEKKLYTDIKINKDIGNIENISQAVQKTYFNDKEVKNLQKEAYKKGFSMGYKKYKKNEEVLKSQIKKLFIDFDNSLLACENLLFSHLLKVVLKVSAYVIGKHVDIDKSSLLQCIKNVTLKDNFFLKKPNLVVHPSNKKIVENIFLDFLNMHNWKLSYDDNIDLNSCKVISDRGDIDATVNARWQELCRLVCSEENS, encoded by the coding sequence ATGTCACAATTAACTACTAAAAAAGATTGGATTCGATGGAGTCCTCAAAAAATATTTTTAATAAACATGGAAAAAAATTATAAGCAATATTTATATACCCATAAAATTATTGAAAAAAAATTATATACAGATATAAAAATTAATAAAGATATAGGTAATATTGAAAATATTTCACAAGCTGTACAAAAAACTTATTTTAATGATAAAGAAGTCAAAAATTTGCAAAAAGAAGCGTATAAAAAAGGTTTCTCTATGGGGTATAAAAAATATAAAAAAAATGAAGAAGTTTTAAAGAGCCAAATAAAAAAATTATTTATTGATTTTGATAATTCTTTATTAGCATGTGAAAATTTATTATTTTCTCATTTACTGAAGGTGGTGTTGAAAGTATCTGCATACGTAATTGGAAAGCATGTTGATATTGATAAATCTAGTTTATTACAATGTATAAAGAATGTTACTTTAAAAGATAATTTTTTTCTTAAAAAACCTAATCTAGTAGTTCATCCTTCTAATAAAAAAATAGTAGAAAATATTTTTTTAGATTTTTTAAATATGCATAATTGGAAATTATCATACGATGATAATATAGATTTAAATAGTTGTAAAGTTATTTCAGACAGAGGTGATATAGACGCTACCGTAAATGCTAGATGGCAAGAATTATGCCGACTAGTATGTTCAGAGGAGAATTCATGA